One part of the Arabidopsis thaliana chromosome 1 sequence genome encodes these proteins:
- the GCT gene encoding RNA polymerase II transcription mediator (GRAND CENTRAL (GCT); INVOLVED IN: regulation of development, heterochronic, regulation of radial pattern formation; EXPRESSED IN: 23 plant structures; EXPRESSED DURING: 13 growth stages; Has 35333 Blast hits to 34131 proteins in 2444 species: Archae - 798; Bacteria - 22429; Metazoa - 974; Fungi - 991; Plants - 531; Viruses - 0; Other Eukaryotes - 9610 (source: NCBI BLink).) — protein MWTNVFRIGGLHNVSWFQFLPSETELNPGFDRSSRAEQNEVATYLVLSSHLRLQKEGFLTTWTNSFVGPWDPSQGLYNPDEKIKLWLFLPGRHSSISDKAQAAVSKLRVVASGIWVAPGDSEEISVAFSQSLRNCIERALSGISYMRFGDVFSKFSPQSEEYLRRGQPTVEFIFAATEEAVFVHVIISAKNVRTLSSGDAERMLRSSLKNSSYRLPAFRKCLGLAKSEDNRLCYINTSHRPMLFPPVIVSPHGMRGSLTGFCPNDLVKQVYFSSGNLKTSTGYVGLPSHIGRGSRLINGNHCYVEVTLGCCQNRNDNTSQANSTFAVNLPHNQCPEPSVGSKDHRKGQSDLSSVCEKKFIYPAEAVLVPILQSAFAKFSLKRAGDFDCLGASENKSDGFYEKNGYNSSGSSRNSSISSTSSASSGSGWRMTSRTGDLDADADSLTCRQSGLTCNDDRLKMGSKRPRTGMAESFGQVGIENDQIGWDWDADDDDDDREVGMDIKALLSEFGDFGDFFENDALPFGEPPGTAESHVLVFPPDSADVGSSPVDMMDVSDQIVLPVGFSSFESFNPVPPIIDECLIKSQEVLHSSITSVPSNQMSISSTGEFDHLLKAEAMMTFAPEYGAVEAPMSEISSTFFKSPYLPKSHKVESSNSRTSNYVYGATPPTTDSDGAGDMILFGSKSCIGNNAGRTLYHSREHYTQVEGRKGRHDKLPTVISDNSSTKEGVSQSIHSKHSAANAVKVVQGKKTDGISAVVSTLLSSKTLLATDVGSVMFQAFMCRMRHIITSSKHSSPVSLTRLSGNFFLNQLSNEPSTLTDNISARNEIYKKDIPTRIAGDFDGGMLDSHMSAPVGVWRTVSVPKTAKPASSPNIEAGSSLPHSSFSEDSLLSYGQRQPLQDLLDGIALLVQQATSFVDLALDSDCGDGPYGWLALEELWRRELSCGPSAGHAGCGGTLASCHSLDIAGVKLVDPLSAEVFPSSVITLLQSDIKTALKSAFGQSDGPLSVTDWCKGRNQSGDGGSISEGFTAESALSEVNGVNISDDFIIDKYFGKQAVSNAIDGGKGDETAQSQDIYSSELLRPTLFVLPSPAILVGYQDDWLKISTNSLTHWEKAPFEPYALPKSINYAVVCPDIDPLTCAATDFFQQLGTGESTSLSFVKEVMLKHDRNWLGTHLPQSLGNQMEKDVGRLSSSGFVLLDCPQSMKIESNNTSLLGSLSDYFLSLSNGWNVNSYLKSLSKALKGLKLGSGLYTNQKEGSGSPCVVVYIVCPFPDPSAVLRTIVESSIALGSVIQSDRDRRSILNSQVARAFSSSTAVDEASISHIPVLSGFSVPKLVLQVVSVDSIFRITSPSFNELVILKDTAFSVYNKARRISRGMPNDAFFSSSLPSRSSSALTPMNSISGIWKDCGGSRMTGSTHPRDGEIDVSLRTSGWDTSTSWQIPRSGGLSCDPNRNGDFYLNDEIFYLFEPLFILSEPGSVERGVSPTFTSLGSESSKPIPEDGGRGSGPGMNSMEGITSGSSSQGDVSQLEGKAIPSLHCCYGWTEDWRWLVSIWTDARVLQQGCQILQACSSPDNGSFKPRDFVITRIGNFFELEYQEWQKAIYSAGGPEIKKWPIQLRRSAPSGIATNSNGSSLQQQDLSLIQERASSTSTLYSSHSKQSTFVKGSMGQSAGRKQIMGGQTISGTPRGLFQWVHSISFASISLDHSLHFVLPAELVSAGGGQSSTGMSSVNYIEGFTPVKSLGSTAFSYMMIPSPNMRFLHPSPLQLPTCLTAESPPLAHLLHSKGYAIPLSTGFVVSKAVPSMRKDSRINVKEEWPSVLSVSLIDYYGGYDNAHDKILQGIVKQGGGTKETRDFEVESHLILESIAAELHALSWMTVSPAYLDRRTALPFHCDMVLRLRRLLHFADKEVSRIPDKTGV, from the exons ATGTGGACTAATGTTTTCAGAATT GGTGGTCTACataatgtttcttggtttcaGTTTCTTCCAAGTGAAACTGAGCTGAATCCTGGCTTTGATAGAAG ttcaAGAGCTGAGCAGAATGAAGTTGCAACATATCTTGTACTTTCCTCTCATCTACGGTTGCAGAAGGAAGGGTTTCTTACCACTTGGACCAATTCTTTTGTTGGACCTTGGGATCCATCTCAAGGTTTATACAACCCTG ATGAAAAGATTAAGCTTTGGCTTTTTCTACCTGGGCGTCATTCATCAATATCTGATAAAGCTCAGGCTGCTGTGTCAAAGCTTAGAG TTGTTGCGTCAGGAATTTGGGTAGCACCTGGGGACTCTGAAGAGATATCAGTTGCCTTTTCACAGTCTTTACGTAATTGCATCGAAAG AGCATTATCTGGAATTTCCTACATGAGATTTGGAGATGTGTTTTCAAAATTCAGCCCTCAAAGCGAAGAATATTTGAG GAGGGGACAGCCTACTGTTGAATTCATCTTTGCTGCTACCGAAGAGGCAGTTTTTGTCCATGTCATTATATCTGCCAA GAATGTCCGCACACTTTCAAGTGGCGATGCTGAAAGAATGTTAAGGAGTTCTTTGAAAAACTCCAGTTATAGGCTTCCAG CTTTTCGTAAATGTTTGGGATTGGCCAAGAGTGAGGATAATAGATTATGCTACAT AAACACTTCTCACAGGCCTATGTTATTCCCACCAGTTATTGTTTCTCCTCATGGAATGCGGGGCAGCCTTACTGGATTCTGTCCCAATGACCTTGTCAAGCAAGTCTACTTCAG TTCTGGAAACTTAAAAACTTCGACTGGATATGTTGGTCTCCCTTCTCATATTGGTCGTGGGTCCCGTCTGATAAATGGCAATCATTGCTACGTGGAAGTTACACTTGGTTGCTGCCAAAATAGAAATGACAACACAAGTCAAGCTAATTCGACCTTTGCAGTTAACTTGCCCCATAACCAGTGTCCTGAACCTTCAGTTGGGAGTAAAGATCACCGTAAAGGACAATCAGATCTTTCATCAGTTTGTGAAAAAAAGTTCATCTATCCAGCTGAGGCAGTGCTTGTACCAATCTTACAGTCGGCATTTGCgaaattttctttgaaaag GGCTGGTGATTTTGACTGCCTTGGTGCGTCTGAAAATAAGAGTGATGggttttatgaaaaaaatggtTACAATAGCAGTGGTAGTAGCCGTAATAGCAGCATTAGTTCAACAAGTAGCGCTTCCAGCGGGAGCGGCTGGAGGATGACGTCAAGAACTGGTGATCTTGACGCTGATGCAGATTCTTTGACGTGTAGGCAATCTGGTCTTACTTGTAATGATGATCGCCTAAAAATG GGTTCCAAGCGGCCGCGAACAGGGATGGCAGAGTCATTCGGTCAAGTAG GCAttgaaaatgatcaaattgGTTGGGATTGggatgctgatgatgatgatgatgacagaGAAGTTGGCATGGATATCAAGGCACTTCTTTCAGAGTTTGGAGACTTTGGTGACTTCTTTGAGAACGATGCTTTACCTTTCGGGGAG CCACCGGGAACTGCAGAGTCGCATGTGCTCGTTTTTCCTCCAGATTCTGCTGATGTAGGTTCCAGTCCCGTGGATATGATGGATGTATCAGACCAAATCGTTTTGCCTGTTGGGTTTTCCTCTTTTGAGAGCTTTAATCCTGTTCCCCCAATCATTGATGAGTGCCTTATTAAAAGTCAAGAAGTTCTCCACAGCAGTATCACTTCAGTTCCTTCAAATCAAATGTCGATCTCTTCGACTGGTGAGTTTGATCATTTACTAAAAGCAGAAGCAATGATGACCTTTGCTCCTGAGTATGGAGCTGTAGAAGCACCTATGAGCGAGATTTCCTCGACGTTTTTCAAAAGCCCATATCTTCCCAAATCTCATAAAGTGGAGAGTTCAAATTCAAGAACGAGTAATTATGTCTATGGAGCCACACCACCGACCACTGATTCTGATGGAGCAGGCGATATGATTTTGTTCGGATCAAAATCATGCATTGGAAACAATGCTGGCAGAACTCTGTATCATTCGAGGGAGCATTACACTCAAGTAGAAGGTAGAAAGGGCCGACATGATAAGCTACCTACAGTTATCAGTGACAACAGTAGTACAAAGGAGGGTGTCTCTCAATCAATACACTCAAAACATAGTGCTGCGAATGCTGTTAAGGTCGTACagggaaaaaaaactgatgGTATATCTGCTGTTGTTAGTACCTTATTATCTTCAAAGACCCTGCTGGCAACAGACGTGGGAAGTGTTATGTTCCAAGCTTTCATGTGTAGGATGCGGCACATAATCACTTCTTCAAAGCACAGTTCACCTGTTAGTCTGACTAGGCTTAGCGGAAACTTTTTCCTTAACCAGCTGTCAAATGAGCCTAGTACTCTGACAGACAACATATCTGCAAGGAACgagatatataagaaagatATACCTACCAGAATAGCTGGAGATTTTGACGGAGGAATGTTGGATAGCCACATGAGTGCACCAGTTGGCGTATGGCGGACTGTTTCAGTCCCAAAAACAGCAAAACCTGCTAGTTCGCCAAATATTGAAGCAGGGTCATCCTTGCCCCATAGTTCATTTAGCGAAGACAGCTTACTTTCTTATGGTCAAAGGCAACCACTGCAGGATCTCCTAGATGGAATAGCGCTACTTGTACAGCAAGCTAcctcttttgttgatttagcTCTGGATTCAGATTGTGGAGATGGACCTTATGGCTGGCTTGCATTGGAAGAGTTATGGAGACGGGAATTGTCGTGTGGTCCCTCTGCTGGCCATGCAGGTTGTGGGGGAACTTTGGCTTCCTGCCATTCTCTGGACATTGCTGGTGTCAAGCTTGTTGATCCACTCTCTGCTGAG gTTTTTCCTTCGTCTGTCATTACTCTTCTGCAATCTGACATCAAAACAGCTCTGAAATCTGCATTTGGTCAGTCAGATGGTCCATTATCTGTTACAGATTGGTGCAAGGGCCGAAATCAATCGGGGGATGGAGGATCTATTTCTGAGGGATTTACTGCTGAGTCAGCCCTGAGTGAAG TGAATGGTGTCAATATCTCTgatgattttattattgataaatattttggcAAACAAGCAGTCTCAAATGCAATAGATGGTGGGAAAGGAGATGAGACGGCTCAGAGCCAAGACATATACAGTTCAGAATTACTCCGACCGACactttttgttcttccatCACCTGCTATACTTGTCGG GTACCAAGATGACTGGCTTAAGATATCAACAAACTCCTTGACACATTGGGAAAAGGCCCCCTTTGAGCCATATGCTCTGCCAAAAAGT ATTAATTATGCTGTTGTATGCCCGGATATTGATCCTTTAACTTGTGCTGCTACTGATTTCTTCCAGCAGCTTGGAACTGGTGAGTCAACGAGTTTATCTTTTGTGAAAGAGGTTATGCTCAAACATGATAGGAACTG GCTGGGAACACATTTGCCACAGAGCCTGGGAAATCAAATGGAAAAGGACGTTGGGAGATTATCCTCATCTGGATTTGTTCTGCTTGATTGCCCTCAATCAATGAAGATTGAAAGCAATAACACATCGCTTCTGGGATCTCTCAGCGAttattttctatctttatCAAATGGGTGGAATGTGAATAGCTATCTGAAGTCTTTATCAAAAGCGCTGAAAGGTCTAAAGCTTGGATCAGGCCTttacacaaaccaaaaagaaggATCAGGAAGTCCTTGTGTG GTAGTGTACATAGTGTGTCCATTTCCTGACCCTTCGGCAGTTTTAAGAACGATCGTCGAATCGTCTATAGCACTTGGATCAGTAATACAGTCAGATAGAGACAGGAGATCAATACTCAACAGTCAAGTTGCAAGGGCGTTTAGTAGTTCTACTGCTGTTGACGAAGCATCAATATCTCACATTCCAGTGCTCTCAGGGTTTAGTGTCCCCAAATTAGTTCTACAAGTGGTGTCTGTTGATTCAATTTTCCGGATAACAAGTCCAAGCTTTAATGAGCTTGTCATTCTCAAGGATACTGCTTTTTCTGTATACAATAAAGCTAGGAGAATTTCACGAGGAATGCCTAATGATGCatttttctcatcatctttACCAAGCAGATCGTCTTCAGCGTTGACACCAATGAACTCTATTTCAGGAATCTGGAAAGACTGCGGTGGTTCTCGAATGACAGGTTCTACACATCCAAGAGATGGTGAAATTGATGTTAGTTTGAGAACGAGTGGTTGGGATACCTCTACTTCCTGGCAGATACCAAGATCTGGAGGATTAAGCTGCGACCCAAACAGAAATGGAGATTTTTACCTTAATGAtgaaattttctatttatttgaACCACTTTTCATTCTTTCCGAGCCTGGTTCTGTGGAGCGTGGAGTTTCACCTACTTTCACCAGCTTGGGTTCTGAGTCTTCCAAGCCAATACCCGAGGATGGTGGCAGAGGTTCTGGACCTGGCATGAATTCAATGGAAGGTATAACATCGGGATCAAGCTCCCAGGGGGATGTATCCCAGCTTGAAGGAAAGGCTATTCCAAGTTTACATTGCTGCTACGGTTGGACAGAGGACTGGAGATGGCTTGTAAGCATCTGGACGGATGCCAGGG TTCTGCAGCAGGGATGTCAAATACTACAGGCGTGCTCCTCCCCTGACAATGGATCTTTCAAACCCAGGGATTTTGTCATTACACGCATTGGGAATTTCTTCGAGCTTGAATACCAAG AGTGGCAAAAGGCAATTTACTCAGCTGGAGGTCCTGAGATTAAAAAGTGGCCTATTCAACTGCGACGTTCTGCGCCTTCTGGCATAGCCACCAACAGCAACGGATCTTCCTTGCAACAGCAGGATCTGAGTCTGATTCAAGAGAGAGCCTCATCAACTAGCACACTCTACAGCTCTCATTCAAAACAATCCACCTTTGTGAAAGGCAGTATGGGGCAATCCGCTGGAAGAAAGCAGATAATGGGTGGGCAGACCATTTCTGGTACTCCAAGGGGATTGTTTCAGTGGGTTCACAGCATCAGTTTTGCTTCTATTTCACTTGACCATTCCCTGCATTTTGTTCTTCCAGCTGAGTTGGTATCCGCTG GTGGTGGCCAGAGCAGTACTGGTATGAGTTCCGTTAATTACATTGAAGGTTTCACTCCTGTCAAGTCTCTTGGTTCTACCGCTTTCTCTTACATGATGATACCATCACCCAACATGCGCTTTCTTCACCCAAGTCCTCTTCAGCTTCCGACATGTTTAACTGCCGAGTCACCTCCACTTGCTCACCTCCTTCACAGCAAAGGCTATGCAATCCCCTTGTCTACTGGATTTGTTGTTTCAAAAGCTGTGCCTTCCATGAGAAAAGACTCAAGGATAAACGTGAAAGAAGAATGGCCATCAGTTCTTTCTGTAAGTCTCATAGACTATTATGGTGGTTATGACAACGCTCATGACAAAATTCTTCAGGGAATCGTGAAGCAGGGAGGAGGGACCAAAGAAACTAGAGATTTTGAGGTTGAAAGCCATCTTATCCTTGAGTCAATTGCGGCAGAACTCCATGCTCTATCATGGATGACTGTTAGTCCAGCATATCTGGACAGGCGGACGGCATTGCCGTTTCACTGTGATATGGTTCTGAGATTGAGACGTCTTCTTCACTTTGCGGACAAAGAAGTCTCCAGGATACCTGATAAGACAGGAGTTTAA